TGGGAAAGAAGGAATGTTCAATCCTTTTAGATCTGTGCAAGCACTAGTGTGTGCCCAGCAAAATGCCAGACCCTCCCAGAACACAGCTGCCAGCTTTCAGAGAAATCACTGGGGTTTGTGAGATGTGCAAAACGGCAAAATGGTGCTGAGCAAGAATTTATACCTGCaagcaaaaatataaatgtttgctttgctgCTCATGAATTCATAGTAGAAAGGAGCTCAtgtgaaaatttaatttgtgcaaaatattgtttaaaaaaattaatcataagTGTTTTGAGTTACACAGTGGAATAGAATCATTGCTTTGTAAAGCAGTGCAAGGTTTACAGATTTTCCATCACTATAAAAGACAATTTCCCTAATTTTCACACTGTTGTCACTTGTTCTCTAAGTCAAGTGAATGGGGCACCTCTAAGCATCACGACAGCAAAAATGTACCAATTAAACTGAAATCTCTGGAGAGACTGTGAGAAGTTCAGAAATTTGCCCGCAATGAAGAGAGTATATTTCTTCTCATCTCACATCTGCTTAAGTCTTTACAGGCTTAAGGAAGGGGCATATTTGCTCCAGATAACTTTCCAGATGAACTGTTAAAAGCCTTCTCGCTGTCACAACATTAGCTAAAATGAGTAAGTAAAAGTTCCTGACGAACACGACAGGCTTCCGAGTCCACTGATTCCATTTGCTCGTATTCTTCTTCCGATTGTTCCATGTGTCCTGTGGCTGGTGCAGACCACACATCCAGCCCATGTTGCAGGGAGATGTTATGAAGCACGCAGCAGGCCAGAATTATGTGGCTGGACTTCTCTGGAGAATATTGCAGGGTGCCTTTGGAGCCATCGAGGCAGCGGAACCGCGAACGAATGGTTCTGAACGTGCGCTCAATGATGTTGTGAGTGGCGGAATGGGCCATGTTGTAGCGGTACTCTGCAGGCGTCTCGGGAATGTGCAGAGGGGTCATCAACCATGTCCGGAGCAAGAAGGAGCTGTCACCTGTTAGCAGTGGAAAGGAGCAGGACAGGTTACACACCTACAGTTAGCCACAGTTTTAGCCTGGTCTTCTGGTACAGCAGATACAGAATAAGTTCTTCCTCTGGCTAAAAGAAACAGTAAAGGAAGAAGTAACTCTGGTTCACAAATGTGACAAAGTAAAGGCATTCAGTTTTACACAAGATTTTCCACAGAAGAGTTTTAAGAGAATTAATCTACTGCATAAAATAGGGGAAAACAGTTGGACTAGGGTAGTACCTAGAATTAAAAATTGCATAATTCAGCATGGAAAGGTGTAGAATACTGAAAGAAAGCTATTAACAGAATGAATGAGGATTAATATATACAATAATCAGACTGTATAAAACACAGATTAGAAGTTACTGTTCTAAGCTTCCGAGATAAGGGTTGTCCAAACTGAGTCATAAATCTCAAAGCAATTTGCAGGAAAGCAATTTAAAGTAAACATATCACTTGTGCCCAGAGGTTCTCAGTAAGGAGACAATATAGACTTTCTATTGAAAACAAGGATAAAAAATTGACTTACCAAGTAGCCAGCCATCTTTATGTAGCTCAGTTTCAAACTGGCTTGTGAGGGCTGCCTGCTCTAACACCGTGCAGTCAGGCAGGCTGCCTGGCCAGTGTGTTTCAGCACTAAGGAGGACTCCTCTGGAATCACACACCATGAGGCAGTTCAGGGAATGGAGACCTTTTCGGTTCACATAGGACAGGTCTTCAGCATTGGGCGCTTTGATTGCCACGTGGGTGCAGTCAACCACCCCCAGCACTCCCGGCATTCCTGCCAGCCCATAAAAGTCATCCTTCAGGGTCTGTAGAGTAGCTTCATCTTTAGGAAAGCAAATGAACTGTGAGGCTCTTTCCACCAGTGCCTCGGTTACATTGGCAACACAGCGGCTCATCGAGGCTTGGCTAATGCCAATAGCATCCCCCATGCGAGTCTGAAAGGAGCCAGAGGTATAGAAACCCAACGCAGCAAGTATTTGCGTCTCTGGACTGATGGCCCTGGACCGCTGTGTAGGGCGTGAGAGAGTGGCTCCCAGGAGATCCACCAGGTAGCAAATGAACTGTCGGGGAAAGCCGTATGTGGATACTAGATACTCATCCGTGACATCCTCCAGCTTGAAGCGATCCAAAGTCCTGTGTCCGCGGCCATAGAGCAAGAGGTCGCAGTCAAGAACCGCGATAGGTACGGCCATGGCTGACGGCCAGGGGCGTCCCCTGGGGCTCCACTCTGACAGGGCTTTCCCAGAGGCTTCACCTGCATAAAGCAAGAGAATACTCAGAACAGTTGTTACTGGTGAGCTTTTCAGACTCGGTTAccattttcctttcagtctGATCATCCAGCAAacctttttacttttcttcttctgcttttaaatacaCCGGCAGCCAGCTGGGCTCACCGCGGAGCCGACAACTCTGCCTGGCACTGACAGGAATTTACCTCCTGTGGCGGACAGGGAGCTGGAGCCGTCCCCAGTCACCGCCGCCTGGGCACGGCAGACACGAGCCGCGGGGAGCCCCGCGGGCGGTCTCGCAGCCCCGGCGGGCGCTGCCCTTGCCGGACGCCCCGGACCCCACGGGCCGCCAGACCTCCGGCGGAGTCGTCCCAGCCCTTACCGGCCCCGCAGCCGCTCCCAGGCGGTCCCCGCCGGTCCAGCCCCACATTCGCCGCGATAGATTCGCCACAGGCAGGGGCTAccggcgggagcggcgccgggCGCTGCCCCGCTTTTCTCCGTCTCCGCGACCTCCCGCCCCCCCCCCAAGACTGCGGGCTCAGCGCGCCGCGGACGGGCGGGGAGTGGCGGCTGCATGCAGAAAGTGCCGCTGCGAACATTCAGGcacctcccttcttccctcccttcctccttccttccttccccccccccgcccgcaGCGGATGAAAACAAACAGCGGCGATGGCGGCGGCGCGGCACAGCCCGCGGCTCTGAGGGCagcggcagccccggcccggccccggccgcgcaCCCCCGCCGGCGCTGACACTCGCGGCGAAACCTCCGGGCCGGGaacgaggaggaggagggtcgCCGGCCGGAGCCCCGGGGCGGCTTCGGGGCCGCGGGGCTCTCCCCGTGTCCGGTCGGGGCGCGGAGGAGGCGCCGGAGCGCGGCGGCGAAGCGGGCCCCGCACGGGATGAGCCGCCGCGCCGCCAGCACTGCCGGCCCCGCGCAGGTACCGCGGGCCCccgcagggcagggctgggagctccgCGAGCCTGCAGGAGGCCCTTCCAGGGGAGGGGGCTGTGACGTGGGTCTTAAACCTTTGGCTACGGCTTCGCGTCTCCGCTTTACTTTGCTTCGCTGCTCGCGGGGATCGGTCGGTTCCCGACAGCCGCGTGTCGGCTGCGATTCGTTTTCCTAACGACTGGTGGCTGTCAGTGGAGCCTGGGAAAGATGTGGCCCGTTGTAATCTCAGCAAgtcatttaaaatcaaaatgcttCAGAGCCTGTTGGAAATAGTAGACTCTGAGACCCCATGCTTCATTATATAGTCTTTTATAGTCTTCCTGTGAGATGCGAGTTTGTGGTATgctgggaaagagcagaggTTTACAGGTGGTCGTATCTTTCTTTCCTGTCGGAAGTGTGGCGCTTAGGGCACAGTCAAAATCGTTCCCGTGGATTCGGTGGGAGCAGATATGCCTTCCACGTCAGTGGACAGGTAGAAAAGGGACTTTTTGAACTAAGTGTACAAACTGCCTACTTACAAATCCCAAAAGCGATGTGACTAGGCACATACCAAGggggaaa
This portion of the Vidua chalybeata isolate OUT-0048 chromosome 6, bVidCha1 merged haplotype, whole genome shotgun sequence genome encodes:
- the HARBI1 gene encoding putative nuclease HARBI1 isoform X1; amino-acid sequence: MFAAALSACSRHSPPVRGALSPQSWGGGGRSRRRRKAGQRPAPLPPVAPACGESIAANVGLDRRGPPGSGCGAGEASGKALSEWSPRGRPWPSAMAVPIAVLDCDLLLYGRGHRTLDRFKLEDVTDEYLVSTYGFPRQFICYLVDLLGATLSRPTQRSRAISPETQILAALGFYTSGSFQTRMGDAIGISQASMSRCVANVTEALVERASQFICFPKDEATLQTLKDDFYGLAGMPGVLGVVDCTHVAIKAPNAEDLSYVNRKGLHSLNCLMVCDSRGVLLSAETHWPGSLPDCTVLEQAALTSQFETELHKDGWLLGDSSFLLRTWLMTPLHIPETPAEYRYNMAHSATHNIIERTFRTIRSRFRCLDGSKGTLQYSPEKSSHIILACCVLHNISLQHGLDVWSAPATGHMEQSEEEYEQMESVDSEACRVRQELLLTHFS
- the HARBI1 gene encoding putative nuclease HARBI1 isoform X2 — its product is MAVPIAVLDCDLLLYGRGHRTLDRFKLEDVTDEYLVSTYGFPRQFICYLVDLLGATLSRPTQRSRAISPETQILAALGFYTSGSFQTRMGDAIGISQASMSRCVANVTEALVERASQFICFPKDEATLQTLKDDFYGLAGMPGVLGVVDCTHVAIKAPNAEDLSYVNRKGLHSLNCLMVCDSRGVLLSAETHWPGSLPDCTVLEQAALTSQFETELHKDGWLLGDSSFLLRTWLMTPLHIPETPAEYRYNMAHSATHNIIERTFRTIRSRFRCLDGSKGTLQYSPEKSSHIILACCVLHNISLQHGLDVWSAPATGHMEQSEEEYEQMESVDSEACRVRQELLLTHFS